One stretch of Daphnia pulicaria isolate SC F1-1A chromosome 8, SC_F0-13Bv2, whole genome shotgun sequence DNA includes these proteins:
- the LOC124312450 gene encoding protein kintoun-like, whose protein sequence is MSTLIKNGIPHPKFGSGEIIPTTSQLISDSGQDYCKDSLHSSEDSLDSCEEKNSFQQSSGIKKKIKLKVRSISDSTDEEAGSCYFSYKSILKYQNNRLRSLSESCAENYSNSFSNNGESNSALDDWCEEEEVDDDGEGESQKVKKTVRFSNVVHKQLFRSNSSILGQRKKNQRKSRNKAKKHNSNVDNPPMSSSAESDHAIPCDVELSDAMESATLCDSGIDVEDSDPGMVQQHGPNFATKKNKKKNHGKTNRRRANSESSTNDLIFDLDL, encoded by the exons ATGAGCACattgattaaaaatggaattccTCATCCCAAATTCGGTAGTGGCGAAATAATCCCAACGACCTCCCAGCTTATTTCAGACTCTGGCCAGGACTATTGCAAAGACTCATTACATAGCTCAGAAGACAGCCTTGATAgctgtgaagaaaaaaattcctttcagCAAAGCAGTggcattaaaaagaaaatcaaattaaaagttagaagcATCTCAGATTCTACTGATGAAgag GCTGGATCATGTTACTTCTCTTACAAAAGTATTTTGAAGTATCAGAACAATAGGCTAAGAAGCCTCTCTGAATCATGTGCAGAAAACTACAG TAacagtttttcaaataatggtGAATCAAATTCAGCCCTTGATGATTGGTGtgaagaggaggaggtggaTGATGATGGAGAAGGTGAGAGTCAGAAAGTGAAGAAAACTGTTAGGTTCAGCAATGTGGTGCACAAGCAACTTTTCAG ATCAAATTCGAGTATTCTTGGCCAGCGCAAGAAAAATCAACGCAAGTCGCGCAACAAAGCCAAGAAACACAACAGTAATGTTGATAACCCGCCAATGAGCTCAAGCGCTGAATCCGACCACGCAATTCCATGTGATGTCGAGCTTTCAGATGCGATGGAATCCGCCACTTTATGCGACAGTGGCATCGATGTCGAAGATTCGGATCCAGGCATGGTCCAACAGCATGGTCCAAACTTTGctacaaaaaagaacaagaagaagaatcacgGCAAAACGAATCGTCGCCGCGCCAATAGTGAATCTTCTACTAATGATTTAATTTTCGACCTTGATctctaa
- the LOC124312299 gene encoding short transient receptor potential channel 4-associated protein-like: MKKSSNISVQLLSSQYSGRGPCNITQVHAEVLARYPGLVSQVAPVMKILQACIHNGPPHPEDLTKLLDKFHGQLKPSVTLEAALNERTENQQNDQLAIVFNKEGGMDLLITLILSYVPYDSLSKAKFGMEIIHRTRRNADAMRIQKMCLVILRQLSILDPDCSLALSTCDPLLAHCFRLLKSTTLTETACDLIEHLLLSRNELVQLDGFKRLSDVLQQLDDETLSQTYRVLSLAVSDVDECENRASLLAQRRQKLNTRINEMTVSSLNRDFVVAIPGLLGKVLNYACSLPFVPRYPLPSTENEQWMAWIDENLSHNSHSFDTVGGFLQAVLEDVFRDELEMSSQVNMDTESYVADALELPSQLTRRVDALYLLSLLLTGSQRGKVQEILAKLGIGPLLSALFEQFLWKPSTTRHTTDHANQCNCSPEMILKIQLLRLVHNFCSHSTYKHVLLSYGEMDELKQLYGEFESSMVPSSTSSTSSSSSSASTSSGIGVASSMASLPYCTGGSGLLSKIIRVLKNVPTSSIFRFWLCRAVESWLRSSSQYGVADQLFVINRGLLQHIVHVLLESESAVEPSVVVGGVAGIARNNGSLATGPPREVAQSSFDLLGEMIRFNMEACRQLDILLPNEAKVSKYLEVVHGNLIDSNMFLRSVFLTMDHCMEGGSGGRFQQAAVFFPTSKFFSWFLHLRRRVCYLALLVSSISVDTLTLENVSCLNTALIILMLAARQGTLANCLKMLATATIEQLRLGPAGSEVGANKKRCLEPRHILSSLFQLLRFWRVHYQPGDQSCISLEKGSGIAFEEWIRTIDLLTNVDTTSPYSLLHYLPEDQSRIVQTWDIEMECS, translated from the exons atgaagaaaagttcAAACATATCTGTGCAGCTTTTGTCCAGTCAATACTCAGGCAGAGGCCCATGCAATATTACACAG GTCCATGCTGAAGTTCTTGCACGATATCCTGGGTTAGTGTCTCAAGTAGCCCCAGTAATGAAAATTTTACAGGCGTGCATTCACAATGGTCCTCCACATCCTGAAGACCTTACCAAATTGCTTGAT AAATTCCATGGTCAACTCAAGCCTTCAGTGACTTTAGAAGCTGCCCTTAATGAAAGAACTGAAAACCAGCAAAACGATCAGCTGGCCATTGTTTTCAACAAAGAAGGAGGAATGGACCTGCTGATAACTCTGATCCTTTCTTATGTACCATATGATTCCCTTTCCAAAGCAAAATTTGG GATGGAGATCATACATAGGACAAGAAGAAATGCGGACGCTATGCGAATTCAGAAGATGTGCCTAGTGATTTTGCGACAGTTGTCCATCCTCGATCCCGATTGCAGTCTCGCTCTATCTACCTGTGACCCCCTTTTAGCACATTGCTTCCGCTTACTGAAATCCACTACATTGACGGAGACGGCATGCGATCTCATTGAACACCTTCTCTTATCTAGAAACGAATTAGTCCAGTTGGACGGTTTCA agaGACTTAGTGATGTTTTACAGCAACTGGACGATGAAACTTTGTCTCAGACATACCGTGTCCTCTCCTTAGCCGTATCTGACGTCGACGAATGTGAAAATAGGGCCTCTC TTTTGGCCCAGCGACGACAAAAGCTTAACACACGCATAAACGAAATGACGGTGTCCAGTTTAAATCGAGACTTTGTTGTTGCCATACCTGGTCTTTTGGGGAAAGTCCTTAATTACGCTTGCAGTCTGCCTT tcgttCCACGTTATCCCCTTCCCAGCACCGAAAACGAACAATGGATGGCTTGGATTGATGAGAACCTATCACACAACAGTCACAGTTTCGATACTGTAGGTGGATTCCTTCAAG CTGTATTGGAGGATGTGTTTAGAGATGAGCTTGAAATGAGCTCTCAAGTAAATATGGATACAGAAAGCTACGTGGCGGATGCTTTGGAACTGCCGTCCCAATTGACACGACGAGTTGATGCTCTATACTTGCTAAGTTTGCTTCTAACGGGCAGTCAGCGAGGCAAAGTGCAAGAAATTTTGGCTAAATTAGGCATTGGTCCACTTCTGTCTGCGTTATTTGAGCAATTTCTTTGGAA GCCGTCAACAACTAGACATACAACTGATCACGCCAATCAGTGCAATTGCAGCCCA GAAATGATTCTTAAGATCCAGTTACTTAGATTGGTACACAACTTCTGTTCACATAGCACTTACAAACATGTGCTACTCTCGTATGGCGAAATGGATGAGCTCAAACAGCTTTACGGCGAATTTGAAAGTTCGATGGTTCCAAGTTCCACGAGTAGTACcagttcttcatcatcatcagcttcCACTTCTTCCGGAATAGGCGTTGCGTCCAGCATGGCCAGTTTACCTTATTGCACAGGAGGCTCGGGTCTACTGTCTAAAATAATCCGAGTTTTGAAAAACGTGCCCACCTCCTCGATTTTCAG ATTTTGGCTTTGTCGGGCTGTTGAGAGCTGGTTGCGCAGCAGCAGTCAGTACGGGGTAGCTGATCAGCTGTTTGTGATCAACCGTGGTCTGTTGCAGCACATTGTCCACGTTTTGCTGGAAAGTGAGTCCGCTGTTGAACCTTCCGTTGTTGTTGGCGGTGTGGCTGGAATTGCCCGTAATAACGGATCTCTCGCTACGGGTCCACCACGTGAGGTGGCCCAGAGTAGCTTTGACCTTCTCGGAGAAATGATCCGGTTTAACATGGAAGCTTGTCGACAGCTGGATATACTGTTACCAAACGAAGCTAAA GTGTCGAAATATCTGGAAGTTGTTCACGGCAATCTAATTGATTCGAACATGTTTTTGCGATCCGTGTTCTTGACGATGGATCACTGCATGGAGGGCGGCAGCGGCGGGCGGTTTCAACAGGCTGCCGTTTTCTTCCCGACGTCCAAGTTCTTTTCTTGGTTCTTGCACTTACGCCGACGTGTATGCTACCTAGCCCTACTAGTCTCATCCATTTCGGTCGATACCCTGACGCTGGAGAACGTCAGCTGTCTCAACACGGCACTCATTATTCTAATGCTGGCCGCCCGCCAGGGTACGCTGGCCAATTGCCTGAAAATGCTTGCCACAGCTACGATCGAGCAGCTCCGACTAG GTCCGGCCGGGAGTGAAGTGGGTGCAAACAAGAAGCGTTGCTTGGAACCACGTCACATCTTATCGAGCTTGTTCCAGTTGTTGCGCTTTTGGCGCGTTCATTACCAGCCGGGTGATCAATCTTGCATCTCTCTGGAAAAAGGATCGGGCATCGCGTTCGAAGAGTGGATCCGCACTATTGACCTGTTGACCAACGTCGACACTACTTCGCCGTACTCGCTACTTCACTACTTGCCCGAGGATCAGTCGCGCATCGTTCAAACCTGGGACATTGAAATGGAATGTAGTTAG
- the LOC124312295 gene encoding beta-alanine-activating enzyme-like has translation MTITLLDCVFPIRNPQSPAVTYHDGECSITLLYGDLSDDVQQISKALLPICYENCVVVFAIQQLHHLIPSLILGVLQSKASFMYLDPDFPLLKQEEVVKRSKASVIISDSSKAFSGWKLTTRVRVFGANELHIFQECLPSSLVNFPLPEEWNIAYLIHTSGSTGTPKVVRVPHTCLLPNILDLRKIFNIHQTDVIFIASPFTFDPSIVDLFLTFSTGARMVLVKPSIKAIPSKLAKIIRKEGVTFLQATPSFFLQFGPQLSKTHLLYPSSPLRIIVLGGEAFPALKTLSEFSSPGHSTVFYNIYGITEVSCWATLSKIESNEIQVDLGHALGETDLRVINEDEEEIHRDQGGEGYLWLGGRRICLLNDETPDSIKKPVFRPTGDRVEFLNGKLYYRGRKDETVKRMGKRLNLHSVEILALSSGLVQQCCALLDSNRLLVLVCNGISVVDHLLQFFQENAAAVEQPDVIRILDSIPMSKHGKIDRKKLLQIIQTTPKHDGKLNWETILANEWRNATGQTATDESNFILSGGNSLSALRLVNQIQEETSRSLPLLTDILLNQNWKETVDYIRKESLNGPISSLQNQSKVEIFQRSQPSSKVTDVISKVSTLELKQIWKFNLKKCIDASPLVIRRTEGDAVFIGSHSHRFSAVKLDSGQEIWTTELPERIESSASCDMNGVNIFVGCYDGNLYCLDALTGRICWHYSTGDAIKSSPVCTGPSVIFGSHDRTLYSLSVARGELLWRKTISEGSLFASVAWDGNNRILSAALDGTCSALSVTSGQLLWTIKLSTPIFSSPVWFSKSERCLLASVDGFINCCSADTGDIVWRYQAAGPIFSTPTVADKRIIFGSHDHFLYCLDEESGQQLWRAEFTNPIYSSPFATSLIICSDTAGHLRVMELDSGRLIAQTRLDGEVFSSPVMVDQLVVVGCRDNNLYCFELVNNCM, from the exons ATGACAATAACCTTGCTGGATTGTGTTTTCCCGATACGAAATCCGCAATCCCCTGCTGTGACCTACCACGATGGAGAATGTTCTATCACATTGCTGTATGGAGATTTATCAGATGATGTGCAGCAGATTTCCAAAGCGCTCCTTCCGATCTGCTATGAAAATTGTGTTGTTGTCTTTGCCATTCAACAACTTCATCACCTAATCCCTTCCTTGATATTAGG GGTATTACAATCAAAGGCTTCCTTCATGTACCTAGATCCAGATTTCCCACTTTTAAAGCAAGAAGAAGTAGTGAAAAGAAGTAAAGCTTCAGTCATTATATCTGATTCTTCAAAGGCTTTTTCTGGGTGGAAGCTCACTACCAGAGTAAGAGTGTTTGGTGCAAATGAGCTGCATATATTCCAGGAGTGCCTACCTTCAAGTTTAGTAAATTTCCCCTTACCTGAGGAGTGGAATATTGCTTACTTGATTCATACATCAGGTAGCACAGGAACACCAAAAGTAGTTCGCGTTCCTCACACTTGTTTACTACCCAACATCCTTGACCTtag aaaaattttcaatattcaTCAAACGGACGTTATTTTTATCGCTTCACCGTTCACATTTGATCCGAGCATTGTTGATCTATTCCTAACGTTTTCAACCGGCGCTAGAATGGTCCTTGTAAAACCTTCGATCAAAGCCATTCCATCAAAACTTGCCAAAATCATTCGCAAAGAAGGCGTGACTTTTCTTCAAGCTACACCATCTTTCTTTTTGCAATTTGGACCACAGCTGTCGAAAACCCATTTGCTGTATCCGTCCTCGCCTCTGCGAATCATTGTGCTTGGCGGAGAGGCATTTCCAGCACTCAAGACCCTTTCAGAATTTAGTTCGCCGGGCCATTCTACCGTCTTTTACAATATCTACGGCATAACGGAAGTTTCCTGCTGGGCCACTTTATCCAAGATAGAGTCGAATGAAATTCAAGTAGATTTGGGACATGCTTTGGGCGAAACGGATCTCCGCGTAATAaatgaagacgaagaagagatACACCGAGATCAAGGAGGCGAAGGTTATTTATGGCTGGGAGGACGGAGAATTTGCCTTTTAAACGACGAGACACCAGATTCAATTAAGAAGCCCGTCTTCCGACCAACGGGTGATCGCGTTGAGTTTCTCAACGGGAAACTGTATTACAGGGGACGGAAGGATGAAACAGTGAAGCGAATGGGAAAGCGGTTGAACCTTCACTCCGTTGAAATATTAGCTCTATCATCCGGTCTTGTCCAGCAATGTTGCGCGTTACTTGATTCTAACCGGCTGTTAGTTCTCGTTTGCAACGGAATTTCCGTCGTCGATCACTTGCTGCAATTTTTCCAGGAGAACGCTGCGGCCGTCGAACAACCAGATGTCATTCGAATTCTTGATTCAATTCCCATGTCGAAGCATGGTAAAATAGATCGCAAGAAATTACTCCAAATCATTCAAACTACACCAAAACATGACGGAAAATTGAACTGGGAGACCATTCTTGCTAATGAATGGAGGAATGCTACTGGCCAAACTGCCACCGATGAGTCCAACTTCATCTTAAGCGGAGGAAATTCGCTGTCTGCgctcagactagtcaaccaaATTCAAGAGGAAACGTCTCGATCACTTCCGCTGCTCACCGACATTCTACTTAATCAAAACTGGAAAGAAACAGTTGATTATATTCGGAAGGAGTCGTTAAATGGCCCCATTAGCTCACTTCAAAATCAATCTaaagttgaaatatttcaacgaAGTCAACCATCGTCTAAAGTCACGGACGTGATATCAAAAGTATCGACACTTGAGCTGAAACAAATTTGGAAATTCAACTTAAAGAAATGTATTGACGCTTCTCCTCTTGTCATTCGaag GACTGAGGGTGATGCAGTATTTATCGGTTCTCACTCGCATCGTTTCTCCGCCGTTAAACTGGATAGTGGACAGGAGATTTGGACAACTGAACTACCTGAGCGGATCGAATCTTCTGCTAGCTGTGACATGAATGGTGTGAACATTTTTGTCGGTTGCTACGATGGCAACCTCTACTGCCTGGACGCATTGACTGGACGAATTTGTTGGCATTATTCCACCGGCGATGCTATTAAATCTAGTCCAGTCTGCACTGGCCCAAGTGTTATATTCGGCTCCCATGACCGGACTCTTTATTCTTTATCCGTTGCCCGTGGAGAGCTGTTGTGGAGGAAAACCATTTCTGAAGGCAGTTTGTTTGCCTCCGTGGCTTGGGATGGAAATAATCGCATTCTTTCCGCTGCTTTGGATGGAACTTGCTCTGCGCTTAGTGTCACTTCCGGTCAACTGTTATGGACGATTAAGCTGTCTACCCCCATTTTTTCTAGTCCTGTCTGGTTTTCAAAATCTGAGCGCTGCTTGTTAGCCAGTGTTGATGGATTCATAAATTGTTGCTCAGCAGATACGGGTGACATTGTTTGGCGTTACCAAGCGGCTGGACCCATCTTTTCGACCCCAACTGTTGCAGACAAGCGGATCATTTTTGGCTCACAcgatcattttctttattgtctCGACGAAGAAAGTGGTCAACAGCTATGGCGTGCGGAATTTACTAATCCCATTTACTCTTCGCCCTTTGCAACGTCTTTAATTATCTGCAGCGACACTGCTGGCCACTTGAGAGTTATGGAACTTGATAGTGGTCGATTGATAGCTCAAACTCGTTTAGATGGAGAAGTTTTTTCCTCACCTGTCATGGTCGATCAACTGGTGGTCGTCGGTTGTCGAGACAACAATCTCTACTGCTTTGAATTAGTTAATAATTGTATGTAA
- the LOC124312401 gene encoding Golgi reassembly-stacking protein 2-like, producing the protein MGGSQSLQIPGGGTEGYHVLRVQDGSPGQRAGLESFFDFIVAIGSTRLDQDNETLKDLLKLNVEREVKLTVYSSKTQTVRQLGIIPSQMWGGSGLLGVSIRFCSFEGANENVWHILDVQPNSPAQQACLQAHSDYIIGADSVLHESEDLFTLVEAHENRQLKLYVYNTESDSCREVTITPNSQWGGEGSLGCGIGYGYLHRIPLRTGNADPRTAEKTPLLSEQASEENATVQSNPNPLELGAIPTIPTLPTSSATTLQAIFGPPSTTNEDFIVPTNASTDLAELPPPIFTGVTMPAPAPPNIPGMPSLPPLTTPISLPGMPPITVSCSLPQSALQGVAPAPPVLSAAVLPPPPQMSENPSPPGVNPYRAIPSSASGV; encoded by the exons ATGGGTGGCTCTCAAAGTTTACAGATTCCGGGTGGAGGTACTGAAGGATATCACGTTCTAAGG GTGCAAGATGGATCGCCGGGACAGCGAGCCGGACTTGAAtctttctttgatttcattgTAGCTATTGGAAGCACTCGGCTG GACCAAGACAATGAAACGCTTAAAGACCTTCTCAAGTTAAATGTTGAACGAGAAGTTAAATTAACAGTGTACAGTTCAAAAACCCAGACTGTACGACAGCTTGGCATCATCCCAAGTCAAATGTGGGGTGGTTCAGGCCTTTTGGGTGTCTCCATTCGGTTTTGTTCTTTTGAAGGTGCCAACGAGAATGTCTGGCATATCCTG GATGTGCAACCAAATTCTCCTGCCCAGCAAGCTTGCCTGCAAGCCCATTCTGACTACATCATTGGTGCTGATTCTGTGCTGCATGAAAGTGAAGATCTTTTTACATTAGTGGAGGCCCATGAAAATAGACAGTTGAAGCTGTATGTCTACAACACAGAGAGTGATTCATGCCGTGAAGTGACAATTACACCAAACTCTCAATGGGGAGGAGAGGGCAG CCTGGGATGTGGAATTGGTTATGGTTATTTGCATCGTATTCCCCTGCGGACGGGTAACGCCGATCCCCGTACTGCCGAGAAGACACCGCTCCTATCAGAGCAAGCTAGCGAGGAAAACGCCACTGTGCAATCGAATCCCAATCCATTGGAACTTGGAGCTATTCCCACTATTCCGACTTTGCCAACTTCATCGGCTACCACTTTACAA GCTATCTTTGGTCCACCCTCTACTACGAATGAAGATTTCATCGTTCCAACAAACGCTTCAACAGACTTGGCTGAGCTCCCCCCACCTATTTTCACAGGCGTTACTATGCCTGCTCCAGCCCCGCCAAATATACCAGGCATGCCTAGTCTGCCACCTTTAACAACGCCCATCTCGCTCCCAGGCATGCCCCCTATAACAGTCAGCTGCTCTTTGCCTCAGTCTGCTCTTCAAGGAGTCGCTCCCGCCCCTCCTGTATTGTCGGCAGCAGTATTACCTCCGCCTCCTCAAATGTCTGAAAATCCTTCGCCGCCGGGCGTCAATCCCTACAGGGCGATACCGAGCAGTGCGTCGGGAGTGTAA